The Lacrimispora xylanolytica genome has a segment encoding these proteins:
- a CDS encoding flavodoxin family protein — protein MNVLLINGSPHKAGCTNRALMEVSESLNKEGIKTEILHIGTKAIHGCIACGKCAQTGRCIFGDDLVNEILGKVEEMDGLIVGSPVYYASANGSLFSLLDRLFFAGRKFAFKPAAAVVSARRAGTTATFDALNKYFTISQMPVVSSRYWNMVHGRTPEDVEQDKEGLQVMRDLGKNMAWLLKSIEAGKAAGISLPVQEEKIWTNFVD, from the coding sequence ATGAACGTATTGCTGATTAATGGAAGTCCACACAAAGCAGGCTGTACAAACCGGGCACTGATGGAGGTGTCAGAATCTTTGAATAAAGAGGGAATTAAAACAGAAATCCTTCATATCGGAACAAAAGCCATTCACGGCTGCATCGCATGCGGAAAATGTGCCCAGACGGGCCGGTGCATCTTCGGGGATGACCTGGTAAATGAAATCCTTGGCAAAGTGGAAGAAATGGATGGGCTGATTGTTGGATCACCGGTTTATTATGCTTCTGCCAATGGCTCCTTATTTTCCTTGCTGGACCGTCTCTTTTTTGCAGGAAGAAAATTTGCTTTTAAGCCGGCAGCAGCAGTTGTCTCCGCCCGCAGGGCCGGCACTACGGCTACCTTCGATGCGCTGAATAAATATTTTACCATATCCCAGATGCCTGTGGTCTCATCCCGTTATTGGAACATGGTACACGGAAGAACACCTGAGGATGTGGAGCAGGATAAGGAAGGACTCCAGGTCATGAGAGACCTTGGAAAAAATATGGCGTGGCTATTAAAATCCATAGAGGCTGGAAAAGCAGCAGGAATCAGCCTTCCCGTACAAGAAGAAAAAATTTGGACAAATTTTGTTGATTAA
- the nrdD gene encoding anaerobic ribonucleoside-triphosphate reductase translates to MIKVQKRDGRMAEYDRAKIIKAIQKANAEVEPSEQASDEMIDSILDFVEDHAEDVVNVETIQDMIESILVKRNKYTLSKKYIIYRYQRALLRKANTTDESILKLIKNENKELAEENSNKNTILASTQRDYIAGEVSRDLTKRMLLPERISLAHEQGAIHFHDADYFVQPIFNCCLINIGDMLDNGTVMNEKMIESPKSFQVACTVMTQIIAAVASNQYGGQSVDIRHLGKYLRKSNDKFRKQIKEEFGDSVSKEIVEKMAAIRLRDELRSGVQTIQYQINTLMTTNGQAPFVTLFLCLDDQDEYIEENALIVEEVLRQRLEGIKNEAGVYVTPAFPKLIYVLDENNCLKGGRYDYITKLAVRCSSKRMYPDYISAKKMREYYEGNVFSCMGCRSFLSPWKDENGNYKFEGRFNQGVVSLNLPQLGILAKGDEEMFWKLLEDRLSLAYEALMYRHKSLEGTLSDVSPIHWQYGAIARLKKGETIDRLLKDGYSTISLGYIGLYETTRLMKGQSHTTKEGEDFALRVMNHMRETVDRWKEETGLGFGLYGTPAESLCYRFAKIDRERFGIIPDVTDKGYYTNSYHVDVRENIDAFTKFTFESQFQKISSGGSISYVEVPNMSHNLEAMEEVVKFIYDNIQYAEFNTKSDYCQECGFDGEIIINDDMEWECPQCHNKDKNRMNVTRRTCGYLGENFWNTGKTKEIKSRVLHL, encoded by the coding sequence ATGATTAAGGTTCAAAAGCGTGATGGCAGAATGGCGGAATATGATAGGGCGAAAATCATAAAGGCAATCCAAAAGGCAAATGCAGAAGTAGAGCCCTCTGAGCAGGCTAGCGATGAGATGATCGATTCCATTTTGGATTTTGTGGAAGACCATGCAGAGGATGTAGTCAATGTTGAGACCATTCAGGATATGATCGAAAGCATCCTTGTAAAAAGAAACAAATACACCCTTTCCAAGAAGTATATCATATACCGTTACCAAAGAGCGCTGCTTAGAAAGGCCAATACCACGGATGAGTCTATCTTAAAGCTGATCAAAAACGAGAACAAAGAGCTTGCAGAAGAAAATTCCAATAAGAATACCATTCTGGCATCGACTCAGAGAGACTACATAGCAGGCGAAGTATCCAGGGACTTAACAAAAAGGATGCTGCTTCCTGAGAGAATTTCTCTTGCGCATGAGCAGGGAGCCATTCATTTTCATGATGCGGATTATTTCGTACAGCCCATTTTTAACTGCTGTCTGATTAACATTGGTGACATGCTGGATAACGGAACCGTAATGAACGAAAAGATGATTGAAAGCCCTAAGAGCTTTCAGGTTGCATGTACAGTCATGACTCAGATCATTGCCGCAGTTGCCAGCAACCAGTACGGTGGTCAGTCTGTAGACATCCGTCATCTTGGAAAATATTTAAGAAAAAGCAACGATAAATTCCGAAAACAGATCAAAGAAGAATTTGGAGATTCTGTTTCAAAAGAAATCGTAGAGAAGATGGCAGCTATTCGTCTGAGAGATGAACTTAGATCCGGCGTACAGACCATTCAGTATCAGATCAACACCTTGATGACGACCAATGGACAGGCGCCATTTGTTACGCTGTTTTTATGCCTGGACGATCAGGATGAGTATATCGAAGAAAATGCATTGATCGTAGAAGAGGTTCTGCGTCAAAGGCTTGAAGGAATTAAGAATGAAGCAGGAGTCTATGTGACCCCGGCTTTCCCAAAGCTCATCTATGTTCTTGATGAAAACAACTGCTTAAAAGGCGGCAGATACGATTACATTACAAAGCTTGCGGTAAGATGCTCTTCCAAGCGCATGTACCCGGATTATATCTCTGCAAAGAAGATGAGAGAATATTATGAAGGAAATGTATTCAGCTGTATGGGGTGCAGAAGCTTTTTGTCTCCATGGAAAGATGAAAACGGCAATTATAAATTTGAAGGACGATTCAATCAGGGTGTTGTGAGTCTTAATTTACCTCAGCTCGGCATACTGGCTAAGGGTGACGAGGAGATGTTCTGGAAGCTGTTAGAGGACCGCTTATCTCTGGCTTATGAAGCGCTTATGTACAGACATAAATCATTGGAAGGAACCCTCTCAGACGTAAGCCCCATTCACTGGCAGTATGGAGCCATTGCAAGGCTTAAAAAAGGAGAAACCATTGACCGCCTCTTAAAAGACGGTTACTCCACCATTTCCCTTGGGTATATCGGTCTTTATGAAACTACCAGATTGATGAAGGGACAGAGCCATACCACAAAAGAGGGAGAAGATTTTGCCCTTCGTGTTATGAACCATATGCGTGAGACTGTGGATCGTTGGAAGGAAGAGACCGGACTTGGCTTTGGCCTCTACGGAACACCAGCAGAATCTCTCTGCTACCGTTTTGCTAAAATTGACCGGGAACGGTTTGGAATCATCCCGGATGTAACGGATAAAGGCTACTATACCAACTCTTATCACGTAGATGTCAGAGAGAATATTGATGCCTTTACAAAGTTTACCTTTGAAAGCCAGTTCCAGAAGATATCATCCGGCGGTTCCATCTCTTATGTGGAAGTGCCTAACATGAGTCATAATCTGGAGGCTATGGAGGAAGTGGTCAAGTTCATCTATGATAATATTCAGTATGCGGAATTCAATACCAAGTCTGATTACTGCCAGGAGTGCGGGTTTGATGGAGAAATCATCATTAACGATGATATGGAATGGGAATGCCCTCAATGTCATAACAAGGACAAAAACCGCATGAATGTTACCAGAAGAACCTGTGGCTATCTTGGAGAGAACTTCTGGAATACTGGTAAGACCAAGGAAATCAAATCAAGAGTTCTTCATCTGTAG
- the nrdG gene encoding anaerobic ribonucleoside-triphosphate reductase activating protein: MKYATIKPTDVANGPGVRVSLFVSGCTHYCEGCFNSEAWDFQYGEEFTEETIETILNYLNYDYISGLTLLGGEPMHPNNQKSLIPLVERVKERYPQKSVWCYTGYDFERDITGDMLLRLPETSRLLACFDVMVDGKFQMENKDLKLRFKGSSNQRIIKVPESLLTGNIVMWD, encoded by the coding sequence ATGAAATATGCCACCATAAAGCCTACGGATGTTGCTAACGGGCCAGGAGTGAGAGTTTCCCTGTTTGTAAGCGGCTGTACCCATTACTGTGAGGGGTGCTTTAACTCTGAGGCCTGGGATTTCCAGTATGGAGAAGAATTTACAGAAGAGACAATAGAAACCATTTTGAATTACCTAAATTATGATTATATCTCTGGACTCACCCTGCTTGGGGGAGAACCTATGCACCCCAATAATCAGAAATCTCTGATTCCCCTTGTGGAACGGGTGAAGGAGCGCTATCCACAAAAGTCTGTCTGGTGTTACACTGGATATGATTTTGAACGGGATATTACAGGTGATATGTTACTTCGCCTGCCAGAGACAAGCAGACTTCTTGCCTGCTTTGATGTTATGGTAGATGGGAAATTCCAGATGGAAAACAAGGACTTAAAGCTTCGGTTTAAAGGCTCCTCAAACCAAAGAATCATTAAGGTACCTGAGTCTCTTTTAACAGGGAACATCGTAATGTGGGATTAA
- a CDS encoding MATE family efflux transporter — protein sequence MSPKANLSAKDEKFRNFALHDNMWKVVLYVGAPLALYQSLNQLFKIFDAMMAAHISANSVSAVAYLSQINLTLSALGGGLAIGSSLKISEAYGAGDFDLVKKRVSSLFAMCGILGAAILLFLIPAAPQFLKLAKTPESFISEGTQYFRLELIGMVISFFNNVYIAIERARGNSKRILHLNMGVIAIKLSLTALFVYVLHGGINMISTATIISQCFLLAAAMVNLNQKDNAFGFSLHSISLKRAVTRPMIVLSIPVIIEKMAFSFGKVIINSMSTIYSALTVGALGISNNIGGITTMPQMGFQEGGSAIISQSMGAGKPKRAIKAFGCILLINIMLGAVLMSLSLLFLKQISGLFAGDNVEFSNMISSIYRYEAYGAIPLGINSSVLALLYGFGKTKITLTINFCRVFIFRVPVLFILQNFTDLGSVSLGFVMAFSNTATGLMALIIGIIEIRRICRQYNVTFSHFSFNRKTLMDH from the coding sequence ATGTCACCCAAAGCAAACTTATCCGCCAAGGATGAGAAATTCCGTAATTTTGCATTACACGATAATATGTGGAAAGTCGTCCTGTACGTGGGTGCCCCTCTGGCCTTATACCAGAGCTTAAATCAGCTGTTTAAAATCTTTGATGCCATGATGGCAGCCCATATCAGCGCCAATTCCGTCTCGGCGGTTGCATATTTATCTCAGATCAACTTAACCCTTTCCGCTTTGGGAGGCGGCCTTGCCATTGGTTCCAGCTTAAAAATCAGCGAAGCTTACGGGGCCGGTGACTTTGATCTGGTAAAGAAACGGGTCAGCAGCCTCTTTGCCATGTGCGGCATTTTGGGCGCGGCCATTCTTCTCTTTCTGATTCCTGCTGCTCCCCAGTTTCTAAAGCTGGCAAAGACTCCTGAAAGCTTTATATCAGAAGGGACTCAGTATTTTCGCCTGGAGCTTATTGGAATGGTCATCAGCTTTTTCAACAATGTCTATATAGCCATTGAAAGGGCCCGGGGAAATTCCAAACGAATCCTGCATTTAAACATGGGCGTTATTGCGATCAAACTGTCCCTTACAGCATTGTTTGTATACGTTCTCCACGGGGGAATCAATATGATTTCTACTGCGACCATTATATCCCAATGCTTTCTTTTGGCGGCCGCCATGGTGAATCTCAATCAGAAGGACAATGCCTTTGGCTTTTCCCTCCACAGTATCAGCTTAAAGCGTGCGGTTACAAGACCTATGATTGTCCTATCGATTCCAGTAATCATTGAGAAAATGGCCTTTTCCTTTGGTAAGGTCATTATTAATTCCATGAGTACCATATATAGTGCTCTAACCGTAGGCGCCCTGGGTATCTCCAACAACATTGGCGGCATTACCACCATGCCTCAGATGGGTTTTCAGGAAGGAGGCTCTGCTATTATCAGCCAGAGCATGGGTGCCGGAAAACCGAAACGTGCAATCAAGGCTTTTGGCTGCATTCTGCTGATCAATATTATGCTGGGTGCTGTACTCATGTCTCTTTCCCTGTTGTTTTTAAAGCAGATCAGCGGCTTGTTTGCTGGAGATAATGTGGAATTTAGCAACATGATTTCTTCAATTTACCGGTATGAGGCTTACGGTGCCATTCCTCTTGGAATTAATTCCTCCGTCCTTGCCCTTTTATATGGTTTTGGAAAGACAAAAATCACACTCACCATTAATTTCTGCAGGGTATTTATTTTCCGGGTGCCAGTCCTTTTTATATTACAGAACTTTACAGACCTTGGAAGTGTCAGCCTGGGATTTGTTATGGCTTTTAGCAATACGGCCACTGGATTAATGGCACTTATCATCGGAATCATCGAAATACGAAGAATCTGCAGGCAATATAACGTAACCTTCTCCCACTTTTCTTTCAACAGAAAGACCTTAATGGATCATTAA
- a CDS encoding YoaK family protein produces the protein MIKDWVRGQVSESVPTALLLTLSGGFQDAYTYYFRDKVFANAQTGNIVILGYHVMEGDWNTAFRYLLPVLAFVAGIYVSEIIREIFKEYKLLHWRQVVVLFEIFLLFLVGFFPHSMDTAANVTISFVCAMQVETFRKIKGNAYASTMCIGNLRSATEMLFHYRHTKNRDSLEKSIRYYVIIIFFAIGAAAGCYLTPFFAEKTIWFSCGLLIAAFLIMFIEEKGEAA, from the coding sequence ATGATTAAAGACTGGGTCAGGGGGCAGGTGTCAGAATCCGTTCCCACCGCATTGCTTCTTACGCTTTCCGGCGGCTTTCAGGATGCTTACACCTATTATTTCAGAGATAAGGTCTTTGCCAATGCGCAGACCGGTAATATTGTAATTCTAGGATATCATGTTATGGAAGGAGACTGGAACACAGCATTTCGATATCTTCTTCCGGTTCTTGCTTTTGTGGCTGGAATCTATGTATCGGAAATAATACGGGAGATTTTTAAGGAATATAAGTTGCTGCACTGGCGGCAGGTTGTTGTATTATTTGAAATATTCCTGCTGTTTTTAGTAGGCTTTTTCCCTCATTCCATGGATACCGCTGCCAATGTAACGATTTCCTTTGTCTGTGCCATGCAGGTGGAGACATTTCGTAAAATTAAAGGTAATGCCTATGCAAGCACCATGTGCATCGGTAATTTAAGGAGTGCCACCGAGATGCTGTTCCATTACCGCCATACAAAGAATAGAGACAGCCTGGAAAAAAGCATTCGCTATTATGTGATTATCATATTTTTCGCCATAGGAGCGGCGGCAGGCTGTTATCTCACTCCATTCTTTGCTGAAAAAACCATATGGTTTTCCTGTGGTCTGTTGATTGCAGCATTTCTTATCATGTTCATAGAAGAAAAAGGTGAAGCGGCTTAA
- a CDS encoding TetR/AcrR family transcriptional regulator C-terminal domain-containing protein produces the protein MVENLNKGEKTKYRLADSVKECMKTRHVDKITVQNIVDGCGMTRQTFYRNFKDKYDLINWYFDKLVLQSFAQIGVEKTVCESLREKFEFIKKEKVFFTEAFRSDDYNSLKEHDFELIMGFYTELVVRKKREPLSEDIQFQLEMYCRGSVYMTVKWVLSGMKQSPKEMAESLTEAMPPGLATVFLEAGLI, from the coding sequence ATGGTGGAGAATCTTAATAAAGGTGAGAAAACCAAATATCGTTTGGCAGATTCCGTAAAGGAGTGTATGAAGACCAGACATGTGGATAAGATCACAGTCCAGAATATTGTGGATGGCTGCGGGATGACAAGACAGACCTTCTATCGGAATTTTAAGGACAAGTATGATTTGATCAACTGGTATTTTGATAAGCTGGTGTTGCAATCCTTTGCTCAAATTGGAGTAGAAAAAACGGTTTGCGAAAGTCTTCGGGAAAAATTTGAATTTATTAAAAAAGAAAAGGTTTTCTTTACAGAGGCGTTTCGCTCTGATGATTATAACTCCTTAAAGGAGCATGATTTTGAGCTGATTATGGGCTTTTATACGGAACTGGTGGTAAGAAAGAAAAGAGAGCCCCTTTCCGAAGACATCCAGTTTCAACTAGAGATGTACTGCCGTGGGTCGGTCTATATGACAGTTAAGTGGGTATTATCCGGAATGAAGCAGAGTCCGAAAGAGATGGCCGAGAGCCTTACCGAGGCCATGCCTCCTGGTTTGGCTACCGTTTTCTTAGAAGCAGGACTGATTTAA
- the fucO gene encoding lactaldehyde reductase, whose protein sequence is MANRIVLNETSYHGAGAIMEIPGEVKRRGFKKAFVSSDPDLIKFQVTSKVTKILEDNGLDFEIFSDIKPNPTIENVINGVEAFKKSGADYIIAIGGGSSMDTSKAIGIIIANPEFSDVRSLEGVAPTKNPSVPIIAVPTTAGTAAEVTINYVITDVEKKRKFVCVDPHDIPVVAVVDPDMMATMPKGLTAATGMDALTHAIEGYITKGANPITDMFNIKAVELIAKSLRGAVDNSPEGREGMALGQYITGMGFSNCGLGIVHSMAHALGAVYDTPHGVGNAILLPTVMAFNASETGEKYRDIARAMGVENTEQMTAKEYRDAAVEAVRKLSADVGIPADLKEIVKEEDVNFLAESAVADACAPGNPREASLEDIIGLYQSLM, encoded by the coding sequence ATGGCAAACAGAATCGTGTTAAATGAGACATCCTATCACGGAGCCGGAGCAATTATGGAGATTCCGGGGGAGGTAAAAAGACGGGGCTTTAAAAAGGCGTTTGTATCCTCTGATCCGGATTTAATCAAATTCCAGGTTACGTCAAAGGTTACGAAGATACTGGAAGACAACGGTTTGGATTTTGAAATATTTTCTGATATTAAGCCCAATCCCACCATTGAGAATGTAATAAATGGAGTGGAGGCCTTTAAAAAATCGGGGGCTGACTATATCATTGCCATTGGCGGAGGCTCCTCTATGGATACCTCAAAAGCCATTGGAATCATAATTGCCAATCCTGAATTCTCTGATGTAAGAAGCTTAGAAGGGGTCGCACCTACGAAAAATCCCAGCGTTCCAATTATTGCGGTACCGACCACAGCAGGTACGGCAGCAGAAGTTACCATCAACTATGTCATTACGGATGTAGAGAAAAAGCGTAAATTTGTTTGTGTAGATCCTCATGATATTCCAGTGGTTGCAGTGGTCGACCCTGATATGATGGCCACCATGCCAAAGGGACTCACAGCAGCCACCGGTATGGATGCCCTGACTCATGCCATTGAGGGCTACATCACAAAAGGGGCTAATCCCATTACAGATATGTTTAATATAAAAGCGGTTGAGCTTATTGCAAAGAGCTTACGGGGAGCGGTGGATAATTCTCCTGAGGGTCGAGAGGGTATGGCACTTGGCCAGTACATCACTGGTATGGGCTTTTCCAACTGCGGTCTTGGAATCGTACATTCCATGGCCCATGCACTTGGTGCCGTTTACGATACTCCCCACGGCGTTGGAAACGCCATCTTGCTGCCGACGGTTATGGCTTTTAATGCCAGTGAGACCGGAGAAAAATATCGGGATATCGCAAGGGCAATGGGAGTGGAGAATACAGAACAGATGACTGCTAAGGAGTACCGTGATGCAGCAGTTGAGGCGGTAAGAAAGCTTTCTGCTGATGTAGGAATACCTGCTGACTTAAAAGAAATTGTAAAGGAAGAGGATGTAAATTTCCTGGCAGAATCAGCAGTAGCAGATGCCTGTGCTCCCGGCAATCCAAGAGAAGCAAGTCTTGAGGATATTATTGGCCTCTATCAATCACTGATGTAA
- a CDS encoding MATE family efflux transporter, protein MTDTKNDFTKGNIVGNILKLALPMTLAQLINVLYSIIDRIFIGRIPENATLALTGLGLCLPITSIVMAFANLFGMGGAPLCSIERGRGNDEEAEKIMGNSFVLMLFFGVVLTILGLIFKKPLLYMFGASDATYPYAAQFAEIYLLGTIFVMVGLGLNSFINSQGFGTIGMMTVLMGAIVNIILDPIFIFTLDMGVRGAALATVIAQFLSAVWTVRFLTGKKAILKLKFSCFRLKKHRVKSIVGLGMSGFTMNVTNSVVQVMYNASLQMYGGDLYVGVMTIINSVREVISMPVRGLTNSGQPVMGYNYGAEEYGRVKKAIIFTSVVPIIYTTAMWGVVHGFPEFFIRIFNQDPELIRAGVPAMRIYYFGFFFMSLQFAGQSIFVALGKARQAVFFSIFRKLIIVAPLIIFLPIIFSNGTSGVFMAEPVSNVIGGGACFITMLLTVWRELNRKMKEKEKLKEKEIAAG, encoded by the coding sequence ATGACTGATACCAAGAATGACTTTACAAAAGGGAATATAGTGGGGAACATTTTAAAGCTGGCACTTCCGATGACACTGGCCCAGCTTATTAATGTTCTTTACAGTATCATTGACAGAATTTTTATAGGAAGAATTCCTGAAAATGCAACACTGGCACTCACTGGCCTGGGACTTTGCCTGCCGATTACCTCCATCGTAATGGCTTTTGCAAATCTGTTCGGCATGGGAGGTGCTCCCTTGTGTTCCATAGAACGAGGAAGGGGCAATGATGAGGAAGCGGAAAAAATTATGGGAAATTCCTTTGTGCTCATGCTGTTCTTTGGTGTTGTACTCACCATTCTTGGTCTGATTTTTAAAAAGCCTTTGCTTTATATGTTTGGAGCCAGTGACGCCACCTATCCTTATGCAGCTCAGTTTGCCGAAATTTATCTTTTGGGAACCATATTTGTGATGGTAGGACTTGGATTAAACAGCTTTATTAATTCACAGGGATTTGGAACCATCGGAATGATGACGGTTCTTATGGGAGCCATCGTCAATATTATCTTAGATCCCATCTTCATCTTTACCTTAGATATGGGAGTCAGGGGAGCGGCACTTGCGACTGTGATTGCCCAATTCCTTTCCGCAGTCTGGACCGTTAGATTCCTCACAGGTAAAAAGGCCATATTAAAACTGAAGTTTTCCTGCTTCCGGTTAAAGAAGCACAGGGTAAAGAGCATCGTTGGCCTTGGCATGTCCGGGTTTACCATGAATGTTACCAACAGTGTGGTGCAGGTCATGTACAATGCATCTTTACAGATGTACGGTGGAGACTTATATGTAGGCGTAATGACCATTATCAATTCCGTTCGTGAAGTAATCTCTATGCCGGTCAGGGGCCTTACCAACAGTGGTCAGCCGGTTATGGGCTATAACTATGGGGCAGAAGAATACGGAAGAGTCAAAAAAGCCATTATATTTACTTCCGTAGTCCCTATTATTTACACCACCGCCATGTGGGGAGTCGTTCATGGGTTCCCGGAATTTTTCATCCGGATATTCAACCAGGACCCTGAACTCATTCGTGCAGGAGTTCCCGCCATGCGGATTTATTATTTCGGCTTCTTTTTTATGTCGCTTCAGTTTGCCGGCCAGTCTATATTTGTGGCACTTGGCAAGGCAAGACAAGCTGTGTTCTTTTCCATTTTCAGAAAGCTCATTATTGTAGCTCCGTTAATTATTTTTCTGCCCATTATTTTTTCCAACGGAACTTCCGGTGTTTTTATGGCAGAACCAGTGTCCAATGTAATTGGAGGCGGAGCCTGCTTTATAACCATGCTTCTTACGGTCTGGAGAGAGCTTAACCGGAAAATGAAAGAAAAGGAAAAATTAAAAGAAAAAGAAATAGCTGCTGGTTAA
- a CDS encoding branched-chain amino acid aminotransferase produces the protein MQNIRIEKTTCPKEKPGNDNPLTFGTIFTDHMFEMDYEEGKGWYDPRIVPYHKLELEPSCMVFHYGQEMFEGLKAYKTEDGRVLLFRPDKNIERANRSNNRLCIPEIPEDIFLEALKAVVDVDQDWIPTKPGTSLYIRPFVIATDPFLGVRPSHSYKFMIILSPVGAYYASGLNPVKIWIEDEYVRAVKGGIGEAKTGGNYVASLASQVKAHDEGYSQVLWLDGLHRKYIEEVGAMNIFFKINGVVITPELNGSILPGVTRDSVISLCKEWSVPVEERQISIDEILEAAKKGTLEECFGTGTAAVISPVGELRFENDRMAIGEGKIGELTQKFYDTITGIQLGILSGPEGWSVEVK, from the coding sequence ATGCAGAATATCAGAATCGAAAAAACAACTTGCCCGAAGGAAAAACCAGGCAATGACAACCCATTGACATTTGGTACCATTTTTACAGACCACATGTTTGAGATGGATTACGAAGAAGGGAAAGGCTGGTATGATCCAAGAATCGTTCCATATCATAAGCTGGAGCTGGAGCCTTCCTGTATGGTATTTCATTACGGACAGGAGATGTTTGAGGGCTTAAAGGCCTATAAGACCGAAGATGGAAGAGTGTTGCTGTTCCGACCGGATAAGAACATTGAACGTGCTAACCGCAGCAACAATAGACTTTGTATCCCAGAGATTCCGGAGGACATATTTTTAGAGGCCTTAAAGGCAGTGGTAGATGTGGATCAGGACTGGATTCCAACGAAACCAGGTACTTCTCTTTATATCAGACCATTTGTTATCGCCACAGATCCATTTTTAGGGGTAAGACCATCTCATTCCTACAAGTTTATGATCATCTTGTCTCCGGTAGGTGCTTACTATGCAAGTGGCTTAAACCCTGTTAAAATCTGGATTGAGGATGAATATGTAAGAGCGGTTAAGGGTGGTATTGGTGAGGCAAAGACCGGCGGGAATTATGTGGCATCTCTTGCTTCCCAGGTAAAAGCTCATGATGAAGGATATTCCCAGGTGCTCTGGTTGGATGGCCTTCACCGCAAATACATTGAAGAAGTAGGAGCTATGAACATATTCTTTAAAATAAACGGTGTGGTAATTACTCCTGAATTAAATGGGAGCATCCTTCCTGGTGTAACCAGAGATTCCGTTATCTCTCTCTGCAAGGAGTGGAGCGTTCCGGTTGAGGAAAGACAGATATCAATCGATGAAATCCTTGAAGCTGCAAAAAAGGGTACCCTGGAAGAATGCTTTGGAACCGGTACTGCAGCTGTTATATCACCTGTTGGTGAGCTTCGCTTTGAAAACGACAGAATGGCAATCGGCGAAGGTAAAATTGGGGAACTCACTCAAAAGTTCTATGATACCATTACCGGGATTCAGCTTGGAATATTAAGCGGTCCTGAGGGGTGGAGTGTTGAAGTAAAATAA
- a CDS encoding AEC family transporter, with protein sequence MAAVITKAVAFVTIIIIGYLLKRAGFFEAKDFYLVSRIVIKITLPAAIISNFSKITMEKSLLFICIIGILCNLMTIAAGYIMNLRRSKEEKAFAMLNMSGYNVGNFTMPFVQSFLSPVGFAVTSLFDAGNSVMCTGLTYSMAGMVIGEDGKPSIRNMAKKLFSSAPFDTYVMMTVLSILNIKLPAVIISLADTAGGANAFLALLMLGIGFEIRMEKEKMAQIIKILGARYLFAILVSVAFYLIAPFDIEIRRALAIVSLGPVSSVAPAFTGALKGDVGTASAINSLSIVVSIIAITIALIVLL encoded by the coding sequence ATGGCGGCAGTAATAACAAAAGCGGTTGCATTTGTAACAATTATCATCATAGGCTATCTGCTTAAGAGAGCAGGATTTTTTGAAGCCAAGGATTTTTATCTGGTTTCCAGAATCGTAATAAAGATTACCCTTCCGGCAGCCATTATCTCTAATTTCAGTAAGATAACAATGGAAAAATCACTGCTGTTTATCTGTATCATAGGCATCCTTTGTAATTTGATGACCATTGCAGCAGGCTATATTATGAATTTGCGAAGGAGTAAGGAAGAGAAAGCCTTTGCCATGCTCAATATGTCAGGGTATAATGTGGGGAATTTTACCATGCCATTTGTACAAAGCTTTCTAAGTCCTGTTGGGTTTGCGGTCACAAGTCTTTTCGATGCAGGAAACTCTGTTATGTGTACCGGACTTACCTACTCTATGGCTGGTATGGTAATCGGCGAAGACGGAAAACCTTCTATACGCAATATGGCAAAAAAACTGTTTTCCTCGGCGCCGTTTGATACTTATGTCATGATGACGGTTTTAAGCATATTAAATATTAAGCTCCCAGCTGTGATTATCAGTCTGGCTGATACGGCAGGAGGAGCCAATGCTTTTCTGGCTCTTTTGATGCTTGGCATTGGATTTGAAATACGAATGGAAAAAGAGAAGATGGCACAGATTATCAAAATACTTGGAGCCAGGTATCTTTTTGCTATTTTAGTGTCGGTGGCATTTTACTTAATAGCCCCATTTGATATTGAGATCCGCCGGGCTCTAGCTATTGTGAGCCTTGGTCCTGTATCATCGGTAGCCCCTGCTTTTACCGGAGCATTAAAGGGTGATGTGGGAACGGCCAGCGCCATTAATTCCTTGTCTATTGTAGTCAGTATCATCGCAATCACAATTGCTCTAATTGTTCTGTTATAA